The window TTGTCCGACGACTCCTTCTCCAACATGAGCCAGCTCACCACGCTGTGAGTCCACCGACACGGACGCGTCATGTGTGTCAGATTAAAAGTTCACTTCCGGGTCTTTGATTTCTAGGGGGCTACGTGAACGTTACACCCTGCAGTTAAACAAGGGTCAAAGAGGTCAAGAGTCCTGCTATTGACCCCTACAGTTTAAACTCCAGTGACttaccctgcgttccattacacctcagaACTCAGATCTCTGAACCCGGAAGGGTGGGTTGGTAATTCCGAGTTCAGAGGTGTAATGGAAACGCAGGGTAGGTTTATTTAATTGGCTTCATCCAGAGAGAAACAGTTTGATGATATATGTCGTCGATGAACTTTagacatacatttttaaacacctGTGTTTCCAACatgatgatgttgtgtgtttttcctcgtGTCAGGATCCTCAGCTACAACTCGCTGCGCTGTATCCCTCCGCTGGCGCTGGGCGGCCTGCGCTCTCTGAGGCTGctgtgagctcacacacacacacacacacacacacacacacacacgcgcacacacaaacacacgcaggtTTTTGGACTTGTTCAATGTTCACCCTCGGCATTGTGCTCCATCTTCCAGCTCTCTCCATGGCAACGACATCTCCGAGCTGCAGCAGGGCATCTTCAGCGACGTGGCCTCGCTATCTCACCTGTAAGCCGCCAGATATACATGtagttctcacacacacacacacactccgttacacttgtgtgtgtgtgtgtgtgtgtgtgtgtgtgtgtctctctctctatatggCTCCAGTGGTTTTCAAGTAGCAGTCTGTTGGATTGGATTAGCTGAAGAGATCCATCATTTCCCATGGCTTCATTGATCCgaggcgtgcgtgtgcgtgtgcgtgtgcgtgtgtgtgtgtgtgtgtgtgtgtgtgagtgtgtgtgtgagagagagcagagctgtgagGTGTGACAGCGTCCCCGTGTGGCTGTGAAAATCAGTGCAGGGCCTGTTCATGCCTCATTCcttcttttccatttccctgttctgtccttgtcctcccttcctcacatcctcttcatccttccaCATGCATTCCATATGATTCCCTCCCTCTCGCTTTCACCTTCACCTCGTCTCGTCTTAAACATCACGTcggaacattttttaaagcaagaaacacaaaagaaaacacaaagagctcttcctgaaaaaacaactgttgacACGAAAAACATTAGTCCGTTCCAAATCTATACTGTAACTGCTGTAGAGGAAATGTTCATGAGTTTTAAAATAAGATATAAGATATGATATTCCTTCATGCGTCCCAGGACGGGGAACTTTGGAACTTTCTCCCTTCTTccttttgtacttttaaatactttctctttcctctttctcttgaTCCTAAACCAggactgctcctcttcctcccctgaCTCTTTGTATCTTCCTCCTTATCTCCTTGTCTTCCTGCAGAGCGATCGGAGCGAACCCTCTGTACTGTGACTGCCGTCTGCTCTGGCTGTCCGACTGGGTGAAGAGCGGCTACAAGGAGCCCGGCATCGCCCGCTGCGCCGGCCCCCGCGGCATGGAGGGCAAGCTGCTGCTCACCACGCCCGCCGACAAGTTCCAGTGTCTGggtgagtgaggaggaagagggggggaagagCTCCGGAGAGactttgttggtgtgtttgtactacttctcacttgatccCTAACGTCAGTGAATATTTTCCCGAGGAGTTCATGGTTCGATCTTTCAAGTCTTTTGCAATACGTGATGTTCATGTTGCGCGTTATTTATGAGGCAAATAGACGAGAAAGCGCCGTATGTATTGGGGGCAGGGATGGCgcgcgattgacagctggtaccgtccaatcggtgcatggttgcaggtgtaggtggacgagctctggGCCAGGTAAGGCCACACCCCCACGCAAGATGGCGCCGGGCAAAATGCAAGACTGGAGGCTTCAAAGCTTCTCACAAACGCCACGGCGTCACGGCGGATCGACACTttcaccaagtttcgtggaaattcGTACAGTAgattttgcgtaatcctgctgacaaacaaacaaacgaacaaacaaacgcactgggatgaaaacataacagtCCTTACATCTGCTTATGAAAGAATTATGACCGACAAGCGAGCaggacatttatttttacagcacaCTTTTGTTTCCTGCTGGACACAACTACACAAAAGGCCTCTCTGTTTCTAAACGATCTCAAACACGTCTTTGTTTGTACGAAACCAGTTAATACGCAGATAATCACAATGTTCCTCATCGCGCTCACGTgggtgatgttgatgatgatgatgatgatgatgatgatgccacaCGACTGCAACTTTCCACCAGAGCCAAAGAAAATTTGATGGCGTCATGAAgtaattttatttgaaaaccTCAAGTatcttgattttttaaaaagataaaaaagatgAGCGTGTAATCATGAAGTCATGTTTGATACAGAGCCAGATTGTGATTTCAATAATACAGACAAGCTGCTCTTTTCACAAGACTCCATCACTTTCACTAGATTTCCAATTGAGTTTTAAAAAGTCTTCTCCTCTACTTTTAAAAACACTAGATGTTTCTGCTTCAGAATGAATCTTGGATCCACTCAGTTGCCCCGTGTCGTCCCGGCTCCGCGGCTCATTCCCAGGTCGCAGCTCCGACACACTTTTGACAAATCTTCGCGATGATGGATCACATGTATAATATCCtttccatttttaaaacctCTCATTACTCATCATTTCCATAAAAAGCTTTTCACGCATGCGTCATGTCTTCTGACTTAAATTTGAGTCATCTGCGTTTCACCATCTTGTTCTTTACGTCATCTGTATCTACATTTGacttttcttgtcttgtttcctttcttttttctctctggcacTTCATTACGGAACGTTTATTGTTATCAATATTATTTCTAATAAGCTCTGACTTACGCAGCCAAGTCAGCCAGGCTTTAATCTGCGTTCAGCTCATTGTGCGACATTCAGCTGTGCGATGATACTtcaccatcagtgactgtaacTTCATCACGACCTGTGTTGTGCATCATCACAGGTGCTGATGGTGGTGTTTCTTTCTTACACATCAACACACTGTTGCACTGTAAAgttcatggtgtgtgtgtgtgtgtgtgtgtgtgtgtgtgttttatatcagGTCCTGTGGAGGCGTCTGTGAAGGCCAAATGTAGTCCGTGTGTGTCGTCCCCCTGCCTGAACCAGGGCGTCTGCCAAGTCCACGACACGCTGCCGtacacctgcacctgcaagGCTGGATTCACGGTACTgatcgtctgtgtgtgtgtgtgtgtgtgtgtgtgttgtctgttttcGTCGGCACCTCGTATCAACAGTATCACACAATAATCCATTTACACCCCCGGAGCTGAACGTTTAAAAACCGCTGATCCAATATTTTGTTTGCGTGCCGTCAGGGATTATTTTCAGCCGCATCTGTCTCTGAAAAAAATCCCATCAAATTACACTGTTGATCTGCTCTGCATTCAttgcgtatgcgtgtgtgtgcgtgcgtgtgtgtgatattcCAGGGTAAACACTGTGAGACACCGATCGACGCGTGTTTCAGTAATCCCTGCACCAACGGAGGAACCTGCCTGAGCGACGAGCAGACCAGAGGCTTCAGGTAACGACTGCGTTGAACCCGCCTGCAGTGAACACATGCAAAACAGCTGGGTTGCTGTTGCGTCTGCAGGGAGTTtcaattattcttttatttccctgacccttctttttttggctCATGGCTGAATGTTGTAATTTCTTGTGGTTGGATCTTGGCCATGCGAGGAGAGCAGCtgttatacattttatatattttagcaTCATACATGTAGCATACATATGTACGGTACATATAATACTTGAATGctaacatatacagtacatagtaaatcattttttttacaggtatGTGTGAATtcagcgacttgtatctggtaTCTTCTCATCGTTCTTGTTAGCCTGAATGTTATATTTAGTTGTGTCCGTCCTCCAGCTGTGCGTGTGCATTCGGTTTCCACGGGACTTTCTGCGACGTGAACGTGGACGACTGTCAGGACCACGGGTGCGAGAACGGCGCCACCTGTGTGGACGGCGTCGGGAACTACACCTGCTTGTGTTCTCCGAATTACACAGGTATGAAACCGCGGGCgtcgcccgccccccccccccccccccccccccccgggatcATCTCCCCTCGACTCTCGTTATTCATGTTTTAGGAAAATAACACAGCGGATCCCTTTTACGTACAAACTGTTTGTCATCATCCGTCTCTTCAGGTCTGTtttgtgaagaagaggaggggccGTGTTCTCCAGGTAGAAACCCCTGTCAGCATCAGTCTACCTGCGTCAGCACTCCGACGGGCCCCaggtgaccacacacacacacacacacacacttgaacttCCTATGTCCTAGCCCCTCACACTAACCGTCACAGCTACATGCCTAACCCCTAACTGACTCCCTGACTGGCCAAAATGTCCCCACTTTGTAAGGTCTAACGGTcaaactggtcctcacaaaTATAGAAGTACaagtgcacactcacacacacactcacatctcctctctgcctggCTCAGCAAAGTTTCAGATCCCACATGAGATTAGAggaaaacacagactcacacagatACGTTTACACCAAGGTGAATTGTGCTGACATCAGTGTTGACTTTCCGAAATGCCTGCATCGTGTGTCatgtagcatgtgtgtgtgcgtgtgtgtgtgtgttccaggtgtgtgtgtatcccaGGCTGGGTGGGGCCGGACTGCGGCATAGATTATGACGAGTGTGTGGATCACCGCTGTCAGAACGGAGCTCAGTGCGTCGACCATCTGGACGGTTACAGCTGCGTCTGTGCACAGGGATACAGGTACTGGGAATACTGAGTGTGCAACTTGGAAAACTGACAATTGGTAGTGTAGTTTTTAGTGTCATGCTAACGGGTAGAGGAGTCGTGTGTTAAATACATGATCCACAGTAACAATAtgattgttttatattttaattaatacaCATTCATAAACCTTCTAGAACAACATGACCATGAGCCCAATACAGTCCTGTACAGTAATAATGCATCATGTAATCAGATGTGAGGCTTCTCTCTCTGATCTCTGCTCCGATGTCACCATCAGTGGACCGCTCTGCGAGGTGGCCCTCGTCGCCGCTCCCCCGTCGCCCTGCCAGCTGGCTCGGTGTCAGAACGGCGCCGCCTGCGCGGAGAAGACGGGCGGCGGCGCAGCGTGTCAGTGTCTGCCGGGCTTCGAGGGTCCGCGCTGCGAAAAGCTGGTGAGCGTCAACTTCGTCGACAGAGATTCGTACGTTGAGCTGCAGGACGTCAAGAACTGGCCCCAGGCCAACATCACGCTGCAGGTGAGGACCCGCATCGTCATCATCCTGTCTTGTGACGGGCACAGGGAATGTCCAACattaaatattgtgtgtgtgtgtgtgtgtgtgtgtgtgtgtgtttcaggtgtcAACAGCAGAGGACAACGGGATCCTGCTGTACAACGGAGACGACGAGCCAATCGCTGTGGAGCTCCACCAGGGTCACGTCAGGGTCACCTACGATCCCGGGAACCAGCCTGCCACCGCTAtttacaggtacacacacacacacacacacacacacacaagcacaggctGCTGGAGGACACTTTACAGCCGAGGTGTCGGGTGTTTACATTTTTCGACGGTTCTCACTGTTAAGGAGGCAGCGGCTCAGCTTTCAGGCTTTCTGCTACTTCGCTGTTCACACAGTGAAGTAGTAGGATTTAGAGAAGGATTTTGAGAAGAAAGAATTAGTCAAAACAAAGCCATTCAATGCCCGCTTACATTACTGGATGATAgagttcaaaaaagaaaaagaaagtatcAGCAGAGCATCACACACCTTCCGGCTCCTTCTCCGTCCTGCCACACGTCGTGTGTCTAAtaaaacacgtgtgtgtgtgtgtgtgtgtgtgtgttgctcagcaCGGAGACAGTGAATGACGGGAGCTTCCACACGGTGGAGCTGGTGACCTTTAACCGGATGGTGAACCTGTCCGTGGACGGGGGCGAGCCCACGACTCTGGACAGTCAGGGCCGGAGCCAGCTGGCGACGGGGGAGGCCCCCCTGTACGTGGGAGGTAAGAGGAgtgacacacacctgagctTCACCTGAACAGGAAgggttttttaaagatttgtctCACGCGGGCGATCCGTCCTTTGTCCCCGTGTGTGCAGGAATGCCGGAGGAGGTGATGCCCGGCTCCCTGGGCCGTCTCTCCTCGCAGACCCTCAACGCGTCCAGTTTCCACGGCTGCATCCGGAATCTCTACATCAACCACGAGCTGCAGGATTTCACCCGCAGCCACATGAAGCCCGGCGTGGTGCCGGGCTGCCAGGCCTGCCGCAAGCTCTACTGCCTGCACGGCATCTGCCAACCCGACGCCGCGCAGGTTAGGGACGGACAGGTGGACGCCCGACGTCCGCTCGCTTACGTACAGCGCTCTATTAGCAACCCCCTGCTAGTGCTGATGTTGTATACTTGTTTAAAGTGAGGTAGTGAACGTGTCCCCTCTCTATCAGGGCCCTCAGTGTCACTGTCAGCTGGGTTGGACAGGACAACACTGCGACCAGCCAATAGCAGGAGGCCTCAGTGCAGTGGACGCTGTCACCACGGCAACCGGCGTCAGCCCGTGTCAAGGCAGCAAGTGAGCGCGCTTCTGTTCTGGGATTTAAAGACGCTCGAGATGTTGCACTCGCGAAATGTCATCACAGTAACGTGGAGTCAAACGACTCAATGTGACATTTACAAATCTGCGTCTctgagttttgtttgttttggtccagGTGCGTGAATGGCGCGTGCGTGGCGCTGGACGCGCAGACGTACCGCTGCGAGTGCGCGGAGGGGTACCGCGGTGCGCTGTGCAACCTGCAGGGGGAGCCGGCGGCGGCGTGCCAGGGTCTGCAGTGTCTGCACGGCCAGTGTGAGCAGACGGAGGAAGGGGAGAGCTGCGTCTGCGAGCGGGGATACACGGGAGCCGGCTGCGACATCGGTGAGCGAGGACGAGTCGGAGGTCGAGGCGGAGATCGTGTGACGCGATCAGATTCCTGATTGGCTCCTTAATGCTCATGTGTGTTCCCGCCCTCAGAGTCTCCGTGTCGAGGCGAGCAGGTGAGAGATTACCACCGGCTGCAGCGCGGCGCCGTCCTCTGCCAGACGTCCAAGACCTTCTCCTGGGTGGAGTGTCGCGGCCGCTGCCAGGCGGGAGCTGGGCCGCCGGGCGGCGGCGCCCCCTGCTGCGCCCCCCTGAGGGTGCGACGGCGGCGGCTCGCCTTCGAGTGCGACGACGGCACCTCGTTTGCGCAGGACGTGGAGAAGCCCGTGGAGTGCGGCTGCAAGGAGTGTGTGTAGTGCTGCggatgtgtcacacacacacacacactgtagggATCCTCATCACTGATAAACGGACGCTTCCCGTGTTTgtttcgcgtgtgtgtgtgtgtgttctgtaatGAGACGGTTCTTTTCCCTCTCGAGACATGAAATCAACCAGTCAacctcatcctcatcgtcctcttcttcacccGCTGCGAGGGGAAACctaaccaccaccaccaccaccaccaccacctaaCCCCCGGCTCATTGTTTAATCCTGTGTGTTGAACAGCCTCCGTCTGCCTTCACCTGTGTGTGCTTCTGCTCGGCGGCGACTCGTCGCAGGAAAACAAAGGTACTAATCTGAGCGAGTCGAAAAGGTTCCACCGttacattttgacatatttttaaaaagacggAGCTCGTCGTCCGTCAGACTTCACCTGCAGGTGTTTCTGAACTATTAACTCCAACAGGCTCATTTCGCCGGTGACAGTTTGTTCTCCACGTCGAGGCTGAAGCAGTTTGAGCAGCGACAGGTTACGttcaggtgcagcagcagctgacctCGCAGTGATCGGAGTCAACGCCGGCTGACAGCGGGCGAgaggccagaggtcagaggtcaccgccCTGCACACGTCCCAAATAACCAGGAAGGTGAAATCCTCAGTCCGTCATCAGCCTTGTTTCATGAAATGAGCAGAAACGCAGCAGCCCGTGTCTTGCGGACACAAAATGAACGGTATTTCTAACGTACGGCACCGACAGTCGACGACCTCatcacagaggaaacactgtaGGAATAATCAATAAGCTAAACTGGAAacttcaaacacaaatatgaatccGGGCTCAACGTCTTGTTAATGAGGAtggttttattctgttttcctAATATTTACAAAGGAAACCATTTCCTGGTGACGGCAGCGTTAAAATTGATGAATCAAATGTAGTGGTTTAAAGTTATCTgaaagcatatatatatgtattatatgaAAGTTGtgacaaaaacacttcaatTGAAATTGGAACGGATTgaaaattattcagtttttgcacagatttttgcagtgttttgcaAATTAAAGAAAGTTTTCTCTGTCCTTaacttttttattcaattaattCAAAATATTCCTCAAATGTAACGTAACGGAAATAATTGTAAATTCTCGGCTGTTGCCGCTGAGTCTACGTTTAAAGGGAAGATTCTCATTTTCATAACATTTTTACGAGACCGGACTGGAACAAGAAATCATCTTAATTAGATTCATCCTTAATAAGCTGCTAACTTAATAAACCTACTTTCTGTACCAGACAGACTCAGTGTGGACGAGCACGCGAACAAAGATGGAGTCCGTTAATGTCTGCGCgtcagcgccacctgctgtttGTTCACAGAGTCGCTTAACAAACACTACATTTGATTATATGCGTAAATTAAAGAATGCCGTCTTGTTCCACTTCCTCTGTGGTTACGTGGACACAGcccaaaggtcaaaggtgacagAGTTCACGGGCGGCAGCGGAGGGGGTCGTGACACATCACCAGACGaggggtgtgtctgtgtgtgtgtgtgtgtgtgtgtgtgtgtgaggggacgtgtgtgtgtgagtgtgtgtcattgtCAGACTCCTCGAACAACACGACGGCGCTCCGCGATAATGAGCTTCATTATCCCACGACAGcgcttttgttgttgctgctccGATCAAACGCTTCCCTCTCCCGACCGCCAGTGAACGCATCGCGGAAAACGTCGCTTTTATATATATGAAGGAGAAGACATGTAATTTATATGGATGTGgaactaaaaataaaacctgtgtaATGagttttaacatgttttttatttgttttgagtaatttttcttttcatgaatctGAATTGAACTAATGTAgcttttattaataataatgttattattacaaCTATAACTGCAATAcgtctatacacacacacagtagcagcCTAACAGATTGTAATATATTATAATGCATTTGATTTTGTCatagtatttttatatatgttgAA is drawn from Scophthalmus maximus strain ysfricsl-2021 chromosome 8, ASM2237912v1, whole genome shotgun sequence and contains these coding sequences:
- the LOC118312348 gene encoding slit homolog 1 protein-like isoform X3 produces the protein MRRWQAENRLRADRPKTNKGDLSENGIQAIPRRAFRGATDLKNLQLDKNHISCIEEGAFRALRSLEVLTLNNNNISSIPVSSFNHMPKLRTFRLHSNSLRCDCHLAWLSPWLRQRPALGLYTQCSSPPTLRGLNLAELRKNDFACSGHGGSAFVQPCSLASGSCPPMCSCSNNIVDCRGRGLTAIPAHLPEAMTEIRLEQNGIKSVPPGAFTSYKKLRRIDLSNNQISEIAPDAFHGLKALNSLVLYGNKITELPGGVFDGLASLELLLLNANKIHCIRATVFKDLENMALLSLYDNKIQSLAKGTFSSLHSIQTLHLAQNPFVCDCNVKWLADFLRSNPIETSGARCASPRRLANKRIAQIKSNKFRCSAKEQYHIPGTEDRRQSYECNSKPVCPAKCRCEANVVDCSNLRLTKFPEHLPSSTEELRLNNNDLSVLEATGAFKGLSQLKKINLSNNKISDIEDGAFDGASSVVELHLTANHLESVRGSMLKGMEGLRMLMLRNNRISCIHNGSFSGLTNVRLLSLYDNQLSTILPGAFDTLPNLSTLNLLANPFNCDCRLSWFGAWLRSRRIVTGNPRCQGPAFLREIPLQDVAVPDFRCEDGSVLDDSRCAPGPQCPNQCTCMDTVVRCSNKHLQGLPRGLPRNVTELYLDGNQFTSVPKDLASFKYLQLVDLSNNKISSLSDDSFSNMSQLTTLILSYNSLRCIPPLALGGLRSLRLLSLHGNDISELQQGIFSDVASLSHLAIGANPLYCDCRLLWLSDWVKSGYKEPGIARCAGPRGMEGKLLLTTPADKFQCLGPVEASVKAKCSPCVSSPCLNQGVCQVHDTLPYTCTCKAGFTGKHCETPIDACFSNPCTNGGTCLSDEQTRGFSCACAFGFHGTFCDVNVDDCQDHGCENGATCVDGVGNYTCLCSPNYTGLFCEEEEGPCSPGRNPCQHQSTCVSTPTGPRCVCIPGWVGPDCGIDYDECVDHRCQNGAQCVDHLDGYSCVCAQGYSGPLCEVALVAAPPSPCQLARCQNGAACAEKTGGGAACQCLPGFEGPRCEKLVSVNFVDRDSYVELQDVKNWPQANITLQVSTAEDNGILLYNGDDEPIAVELHQGHVRVTYDPGNQPATAIYSTETVNDGSFHTVELVTFNRMVNLSVDGGEPTTLDSQGRSQLATGEAPLYVGGMPEEVMPGSLGRLSSQTLNASSFHGCIRNLYINHELQDFTRSHMKPGVVPGCQACRKLYCLHGICQPDAAQGPQCHCQLGWTGQHCDQPIAGGLSAVDAVTTATGVSPCQGSKCVNGACVALDAQTYRCECAEGYRGALCNLQGEPAAACQGLQCLHGQCEQTEEGESCVCERGYTGAGCDIESPCRGEQVRDYHRLQRGAVLCQTSKTFSWVECRGRCQAGAGPPGGGAPCCAPLRVRRRRLAFECDDGTSFAQDVEKPVECGCKESSVCLHLCVLLLGGDSSQENKGTNLSESKRFHRYILTYF